Proteins found in one Hirundo rustica isolate bHirRus1 chromosome 9, bHirRus1.pri.v3, whole genome shotgun sequence genomic segment:
- the LHX4 gene encoding LIM/homeobox protein Lhx4 isoform X2: MMQSSALAAEGAVKGLPEILGVPVQQIPQCAGCNQHILDKFILKVLDRHWHSSCLKCADCQMQLADRCFSRAGSVYCKEDFFKRFGTKCTACQQGIPPTQVVRKAQDFVYHLHCFACIICSRQLATGDEFYLMEDGRLVCKEDYETAKQNDDSEAGAKRPRTTITAKQLETLKNAYKNSPKPARHVREQLSSETGLDMRVVQVWFQNRRAKEKRLKKDAGRHRWGQFYKSVKRSRGGGKLEKESSAEDCGVSDSELSFREEQILSELGHNTRVYGSAGDAAGGQLLNGGFSMEGTGQTYQDLRDGSPYGLPQSPSSISSLPAHPPLLNGLDYAMDGGLGLVAHGAQGVSQTLRAMAGGGPTSDISTGSSVGYPDFPTSPASWLDDVDHPPFLSAARPPRPPAADLSRISHGNRPRRAGGRGGQRRPRPCWGGGHGCLRV, translated from the exons ATGATGCAAAGCTCCGCGCTCGCTGCCGAAGGGGCTGTCAAGGGGCTTCCCGAGATCCTCGGTGTGCCGGTGCAAC AGATCCCCCAGTGCGCCGGCTGCAACCAGCACATCCTGGACAAGTTCATCCTCAAGGTCCTGGACCggcactggcacagctcctgcctcaaGTGCGCCGACTGCCAGATGCAGCTGGCCGACCGCTGCTTCTCCCGGGCCGGCAGCGTCTACTGCAAGGAGGATTTCTTCAA GCGCTTCGGGACCAAATGCACGGCGTGCCAGCAGGGCATCCCCCCGACCCAGGTGGTCCGCAAGGCGCAGGACTTCGTGTACCACCTGCACTGCTTCGCCTGCATCATCTGCAGCCGGCAGCTGGCCACGGGCGACGAGTTCTACCTGATGGAGGACGGGCGGCTGGTCTGCAAGGAGGACTACGAGACGGCCAAGCAGAACG ATGACTCCGAGGCGGGCGCGAAGCGGCCCCGGACCACGATCACGGCCAAGCAGCTGGAAACGCTGAAGAACGCCTACAAAAACTCTCCCAAGCCCGCCCGGCACGTGCGGGAGCAGCTCTCCTCCGAGACCGGGCTTGACATGAGGGTGGTGCAG GTGTGGTTCCAGAACCGGCGGGCCAAGGAGAAGCGGCTGAAGAAGGACGCGGGGCGGCATCGCTGGGGCCAGTTCTACAAGAGCGTGAAGCGGAGCCGCGGGGGagggaagctggagaaggagagcTCGGCCGAGGACTGCGGCGTCAGCGACAGCGAGCTCAGCTTCCGCG AAGAGCAGATCCTCTCCGAGCTCGGCCACAACACCAGGGTTTACGGCTCCGCGGGGGACGCGGCGGGCGGACAGTTGCTGAACGGCGGCTTCTCCATGGAGGGCACGGGACAGACGTACCAGGACTTGCGGGACGGCAGCCCCTACGGCCTCCCGCAGTCGCCGTCCTCCATCTCGTCGCTGCCGGCCCACCCGCCCTTGCTCAACGGGCTGGACTACGCCATGGACGGCGGCCTGGGGCTGGTGGCCCACGGGGCGCAGGGGGTGAGTCAGACGCTGCGGGCCATGGCCGGGGGGGGCCCCACCTCCGACATCTCCACGGGCAGCAGCGTCGGGTACCCAGACTTTCCCACCAGCCCGGCCTCCTGGCTGGACGACGTGGATCACCCCCCCTTTCTAAGCGCTGCTcgccccccgcgcccgccggcGGCTGACCTTTCCAGGATTTCCCATGGGAACCGGCCCcggagggctggagggaggggggggcagcggcggccACGGCCGTGCTGGGGCGGGGGGCACGGATGCCTTCGGGTGTAA
- the LHX4 gene encoding LIM/homeobox protein Lhx4 isoform X1 yields MMQSSALAAEGAVKGLPEILGVPVQQIPQCAGCNQHILDKFILKVLDRHWHSSCLKCADCQMQLADRCFSRAGSVYCKEDFFKRFGTKCTACQQGIPPTQVVRKAQDFVYHLHCFACIICSRQLATGDEFYLMEDGRLVCKEDYETAKQNGRRPGEAAGAAARTALAAASCGLWGGCFRGDVPRSCRSGLLPAPSLADDSEAGAKRPRTTITAKQLETLKNAYKNSPKPARHVREQLSSETGLDMRVVQVWFQNRRAKEKRLKKDAGRHRWGQFYKSVKRSRGGGKLEKESSAEDCGVSDSELSFREEQILSELGHNTRVYGSAGDAAGGQLLNGGFSMEGTGQTYQDLRDGSPYGLPQSPSSISSLPAHPPLLNGLDYAMDGGLGLVAHGAQGVSQTLRAMAGGGPTSDISTGSSVGYPDFPTSPASWLDDVDHPPFLSAARPPRPPAADLSRISHGNRPRRAGGRGGQRRPRPCWGGGHGCLRV; encoded by the exons ATGATGCAAAGCTCCGCGCTCGCTGCCGAAGGGGCTGTCAAGGGGCTTCCCGAGATCCTCGGTGTGCCGGTGCAAC AGATCCCCCAGTGCGCCGGCTGCAACCAGCACATCCTGGACAAGTTCATCCTCAAGGTCCTGGACCggcactggcacagctcctgcctcaaGTGCGCCGACTGCCAGATGCAGCTGGCCGACCGCTGCTTCTCCCGGGCCGGCAGCGTCTACTGCAAGGAGGATTTCTTCAA GCGCTTCGGGACCAAATGCACGGCGTGCCAGCAGGGCATCCCCCCGACCCAGGTGGTCCGCAAGGCGCAGGACTTCGTGTACCACCTGCACTGCTTCGCCTGCATCATCTGCAGCCGGCAGCTGGCCACGGGCGACGAGTTCTACCTGATGGAGGACGGGCGGCTGGTCTGCAAGGAGGACTACGAGACGGCCAAGCAGAACGGTAGGCGGCCCGGAGAggcggcgggggccgcggcACGCACGGCGCTGGCCGCGGCCAGCTGCGGCCTCTGGGGCGGCTGCTTTCGGGGAGATGTTCCCCGGAGCTGCCGCTCGGGGCTGCTACCGGCTCCTTCGCTCGCAGATGACTCCGAGGCGGGCGCGAAGCGGCCCCGGACCACGATCACGGCCAAGCAGCTGGAAACGCTGAAGAACGCCTACAAAAACTCTCCCAAGCCCGCCCGGCACGTGCGGGAGCAGCTCTCCTCCGAGACCGGGCTTGACATGAGGGTGGTGCAG GTGTGGTTCCAGAACCGGCGGGCCAAGGAGAAGCGGCTGAAGAAGGACGCGGGGCGGCATCGCTGGGGCCAGTTCTACAAGAGCGTGAAGCGGAGCCGCGGGGGagggaagctggagaaggagagcTCGGCCGAGGACTGCGGCGTCAGCGACAGCGAGCTCAGCTTCCGCG AAGAGCAGATCCTCTCCGAGCTCGGCCACAACACCAGGGTTTACGGCTCCGCGGGGGACGCGGCGGGCGGACAGTTGCTGAACGGCGGCTTCTCCATGGAGGGCACGGGACAGACGTACCAGGACTTGCGGGACGGCAGCCCCTACGGCCTCCCGCAGTCGCCGTCCTCCATCTCGTCGCTGCCGGCCCACCCGCCCTTGCTCAACGGGCTGGACTACGCCATGGACGGCGGCCTGGGGCTGGTGGCCCACGGGGCGCAGGGGGTGAGTCAGACGCTGCGGGCCATGGCCGGGGGGGGCCCCACCTCCGACATCTCCACGGGCAGCAGCGTCGGGTACCCAGACTTTCCCACCAGCCCGGCCTCCTGGCTGGACGACGTGGATCACCCCCCCTTTCTAAGCGCTGCTcgccccccgcgcccgccggcGGCTGACCTTTCCAGGATTTCCCATGGGAACCGGCCCcggagggctggagggaggggggggcagcggcggccACGGCCGTGCTGGGGCGGGGGGCACGGATGCCTTCGGGTGTAA
- the LHX4 gene encoding LIM/homeobox protein Lhx4 isoform X3: MQLADRCFSRAGSVYCKEDFFKRFGTKCTACQQGIPPTQVVRKAQDFVYHLHCFACIICSRQLATGDEFYLMEDGRLVCKEDYETAKQNDDSEAGAKRPRTTITAKQLETLKNAYKNSPKPARHVREQLSSETGLDMRVVQVWFQNRRAKEKRLKKDAGRHRWGQFYKSVKRSRGGGKLEKESSAEDCGVSDSELSFREEQILSELGHNTRVYGSAGDAAGGQLLNGGFSMEGTGQTYQDLRDGSPYGLPQSPSSISSLPAHPPLLNGLDYAMDGGLGLVAHGAQGVSQTLRAMAGGGPTSDISTGSSVGYPDFPTSPASWLDDVDHPPFLSAARPPRPPAADLSRISHGNRPRRAGGRGGQRRPRPCWGGGHGCLRV, translated from the exons ATGCAGCTGGCCGACCGCTGCTTCTCCCGGGCCGGCAGCGTCTACTGCAAGGAGGATTTCTTCAA GCGCTTCGGGACCAAATGCACGGCGTGCCAGCAGGGCATCCCCCCGACCCAGGTGGTCCGCAAGGCGCAGGACTTCGTGTACCACCTGCACTGCTTCGCCTGCATCATCTGCAGCCGGCAGCTGGCCACGGGCGACGAGTTCTACCTGATGGAGGACGGGCGGCTGGTCTGCAAGGAGGACTACGAGACGGCCAAGCAGAACG ATGACTCCGAGGCGGGCGCGAAGCGGCCCCGGACCACGATCACGGCCAAGCAGCTGGAAACGCTGAAGAACGCCTACAAAAACTCTCCCAAGCCCGCCCGGCACGTGCGGGAGCAGCTCTCCTCCGAGACCGGGCTTGACATGAGGGTGGTGCAG GTGTGGTTCCAGAACCGGCGGGCCAAGGAGAAGCGGCTGAAGAAGGACGCGGGGCGGCATCGCTGGGGCCAGTTCTACAAGAGCGTGAAGCGGAGCCGCGGGGGagggaagctggagaaggagagcTCGGCCGAGGACTGCGGCGTCAGCGACAGCGAGCTCAGCTTCCGCG AAGAGCAGATCCTCTCCGAGCTCGGCCACAACACCAGGGTTTACGGCTCCGCGGGGGACGCGGCGGGCGGACAGTTGCTGAACGGCGGCTTCTCCATGGAGGGCACGGGACAGACGTACCAGGACTTGCGGGACGGCAGCCCCTACGGCCTCCCGCAGTCGCCGTCCTCCATCTCGTCGCTGCCGGCCCACCCGCCCTTGCTCAACGGGCTGGACTACGCCATGGACGGCGGCCTGGGGCTGGTGGCCCACGGGGCGCAGGGGGTGAGTCAGACGCTGCGGGCCATGGCCGGGGGGGGCCCCACCTCCGACATCTCCACGGGCAGCAGCGTCGGGTACCCAGACTTTCCCACCAGCCCGGCCTCCTGGCTGGACGACGTGGATCACCCCCCCTTTCTAAGCGCTGCTcgccccccgcgcccgccggcGGCTGACCTTTCCAGGATTTCCCATGGGAACCGGCCCcggagggctggagggaggggggggcagcggcggccACGGCCGTGCTGGGGCGGGGGGCACGGATGCCTTCGGGTGTAA
- the QSOX1 gene encoding sulfhydryl oxidase 1, with amino-acid sequence MWRRRARAGGRGGPAAVPPLLLLFLLLRVPAVRPGRLYSAADPLELLGPGAEGRLLGSSSAWAVEFFASWCGHCIHFAPTWRALAHDIREWRPAVILAAIDCADEDNQQVCSDFGITGFPTLKFFRAFSKKPEDGIRITNPSATVEELRHAIITNLEQSQDAWPPACPPLEPASAEEVRTFFQRNKDQYLALIFEKSNSFVGREVALDMLQYENIAVRRVLSSEEELVEKFGVTSFPSGYLLFRNGSFSRLPVHIEARSFYTYYLRTLTGITRGSYKLNVTASTANETERVSHPLRADRSKLYMADLESALHYSLRVEAARASSLSGAQLAAFKCYVATLVKYFPGRPCVQTYLQTLDAWLRNWTEPELPRTVLKEAMKNKRDASQPSVLPTNVTWVGCQGSERHFRGYPCGLWTIFHLLTVQAAQNGPDKELPLEVLSTMRCYVRHFFGCQECAEHFEAMAAKSMDRVASREEAILWLWSHHNEVNARLAGGDTEDPKFPKLQWPPPDLCPQCHKEERGVHAWEEPAVVTFLKAHFSPANIYMDYAEPDPIPAAREGTGAMLGTEGPREERGRGEEEEKETEGEARVPGRPGSPEPRRPSIVRLNPKFREGGEDIVDLDSFSEQHFRSQALRAAAGRRRRISKRDTMALARDAAAGRERRRAPGVLLREEEEDGGEGLRRSPWLRVLGLGFSRLDISLCVALYFLSSMCLLGMYTFFRLRTRARKGRPGFPMA; translated from the exons AtgtggcggcggcgggcgcgggccgGGGGCCGCGGGGGGCCGGCGGCTGTTCCGccgctcctgctgcttttcctgctgctccggGTGCCCGCGGTGCGGCCTGGCCGCCTCTACTCGGCCGCTGatcccctggagctgctggggccgGGGGCGGAGGGGCGgctgctgggctccagcagcgcCTGGGCCGTCGAGTTCTTCGCCTCCTGGTGTGGGCACTGCATCCACTTCGCGCCCACATGGCGGGCCCTGGCCCACGACATCCGCG AGTGGAGGCCTGCAGTGATCCTGGCAGCCATCGACTGTGCCGACGAGGACAACCAGCAAGTGTGCTCCGATTTCGGGATAACCGGCTTCCCCACCCTGAAG ttcTTCAGAGCTTTTAGCAAGAAGCCAGAGGATGGGATAAGGATTACCA ATCCCAGTGCCACTGTCGAGGAGCTGCGCCATGCCATCATCACCAATCTTGAGCAGAGCCAGGATGCCTGGCCACCTGCCTGTCCTCCACTGGAGCCAGCAAG TGCCGAGGAGGTTCGCACCTTCTTCCAGAGGAACAAGGACCAGTACTTGGCACTCATCTTTGAGAAGAGCAACTCCTTCGTGGGCAGAGAG GTGGCCCTGGACATGCTGCAGTACGAGAACATTGCGGTGAGGAGGGTGCTGAGCAGCGAGGAGGAGCTCGTGGAGAAGTTCGGCGTCACTTCCTTCCCCTCTGGATACCTGCTCTTCCGCAACGGCTCCTTCTCCCGCCTGCCTGT GCACATAGAGGCGCGCTCCTTCTACACCTACTACCTGCGCACACTCACGGGCATCACCCGTGGCTCCTACAAGCTGAACGTCACGGCCAGCACCGCCAACGAGACCGAGCGCGTGTCACACCCTCTGCGAGCCGACCG ctccaAGCTGTACATGGCCGACCTGGAGTCCGCGCTGCACTACTCGCTGCGGGTGGAGGCTGCCCGAGCCTCCTCGCTGTCGGGAGCACAGCTGGCCGCCTTCAAGTGCTACGTGGCCACGCTGGTGAAG tacTTCCCAGGGCGTCCCTGTGTGCAGACCTACCTGCAGACCCTGGATGCCTGGCTGAGGAACTGGACGGAGCCCGAGCTGCCCCGCACAGTTTTGAAGGAGGCCATGAAGAATAAGAGAGAT GCCTCCCAGCCCTCCGTGCTCCCCACCAACGTGACCTGGGTGGGCTGCCAGGGCAGTGAGCGCCACTTCCGTGGATACCCCTGTGGGCTCTGGACCATCTTCCACCTGCTGACTGTCCAGGCTGCCCAGAACGGCCCTGACAAAG AGTTACCCCTGGAGGTGCTGAGCACCATGCGCTGCTACGTCCGGCACTTCTTCGGCTGCCAGGAGTGCGCAGAGCACTTTGAGGCCATGGCAGCCAAGTCCATGGACAGGGTggccagcagggaggaggcCATCCTCTGGCTCTGGTCCCACCACAACGAGGTCAACGCTCGCCTGGCCG GAGGTGACACGGAGGACCCCAAGTTCCCCAAGCTGCAGTGGCCTCCGCCAGAcctgtgtccccagtgccacaaGGAGGAGCGGGGGGTCCATGCCTGGGAGGAGCCGGCCGTGGTCACCTTCCTCAAGGCGCACTTCTCCCCGGCCAACATCTACATGGACTATGCCGAGCCCGACCCCATCCCCGCGGCCAGGGAAGGGACCGGCGCCATGCTGGGCACGGAGGGCCCGCGAGAGGAGcgggggagaggagaagaggaggaaaaggagacgGAGGGAGAGGCGAGAGTGCCGGGGCGCCCAGGCTCCCCCGAGCCGCGGCGCCCCAGCATCGTGCGGCTGAACCCCAAGTTTCGGGAGGGGGGCGAGGACATCGTGGACCTGGATTCCTTCAGCGAGCAGCACTTCAGGAGCCAGGCGCTGCGAGCGGCCGCGGGCCGGCGCCGGCGCATCAGCAAGCGGGACACCATGGCCCTGGCCCGCGATGCCGCGGCGGGCAGGGAGCGCCGGAGGGCCCCCGGCGTCCTGCtccgggaggaggaggaggatggcgGGGAGGGCCTGCGGAGGAGCCCCTGGCTGCGGGTGCTTGGATTGGGCTTCTCCCGCCTGGACATCAGCCTCTGCGTGGCCCTCTACTTCCTCTCCTCCATGTGCCTCCTGGGCATGTACACCTTCTTCCGTCTCCGCACCCGCGCCCGCAAGGGCCGCCCTGGCTTCCCCATGGCCTGA